In Streptomyces sp. NBC_00433, a single genomic region encodes these proteins:
- a CDS encoding asparagine synthetase A, with product MSTPVVTTGTELPPGPREHLTSDSTRRILRLQNSFLWHARDFLRDAGFMELLPPVIGPVTDPGIRGAKQVDVDFYGHRYKLMTSAFVYKQTALLAHDRIFYVAPNVRMEPLETCSTQRHLAEFHQLDIEMANTSREEAMDLAEGVIVSATRALIAESEGELVALGRDMDALRAMAAAPFERLPHADAVARLVEGGHAQSAAAEIDWEGERILSEGSARPVFLTDYPKGSRVFLEREDSERPRILRTFDLLMPEGYGEVISGGERESDYRRLITRMRETGENPSKYGWYLEEVKKGIPPSAGFGLGIQRFTRYLVGADYVWQATAFPKLPGVVSP from the coding sequence ATGTCAACGCCTGTGGTGACGACCGGCACGGAGCTTCCACCCGGACCGAGAGAACACCTCACCTCCGACAGCACCCGCCGCATCCTCCGCCTGCAGAACTCCTTCCTGTGGCACGCCCGGGACTTCCTTCGCGACGCAGGGTTCATGGAACTCCTGCCGCCCGTCATCGGCCCGGTCACGGACCCGGGCATCCGCGGCGCCAAGCAGGTCGACGTGGATTTCTACGGTCACCGCTACAAGCTGATGACGAGCGCCTTCGTCTACAAGCAGACCGCGCTGCTCGCGCACGACCGGATCTTCTACGTCGCTCCGAACGTGCGCATGGAGCCGCTGGAGACCTGCTCCACGCAGCGTCACCTGGCGGAGTTCCACCAACTGGACATCGAGATGGCGAACACCAGCCGTGAAGAGGCCATGGACCTGGCCGAGGGCGTCATCGTCAGCGCCACGCGCGCCCTGATCGCCGAGTCGGAGGGCGAACTGGTCGCCCTGGGGCGCGACATGGACGCCCTGCGGGCGATGGCGGCCGCCCCGTTCGAGCGGCTGCCCCACGCGGACGCGGTGGCCCGGCTCGTCGAGGGCGGCCACGCCCAGAGCGCCGCCGCCGAGATCGACTGGGAGGGCGAGCGCATCTTGTCCGAGGGCAGCGCCCGGCCGGTGTTCCTGACCGACTACCCCAAGGGCTCACGGGTCTTCCTGGAGCGCGAGGACAGCGAACGGCCCCGCATACTGCGCACGTTCGACCTGCTCATGCCCGAGGGGTACGGCGAGGTCATCAGCGGCGGCGAACGGGAGTCGGACTACCGGCGCCTGATCACCCGGATGCGCGAGACGGGGGAGAACCCCTCCAAGTACGGCTGGTATCTGGAGGAGGTGAAGAAGGGGATACCGCCGAGCGCCGGCTTCGGCCTGGGCATCCAGCGCTTCACGCGCTACCTGGTGGGTGCCGATTACGTGTGGCAGGCCACCGCCTTCCCCAAACTGCCCGGCGTCGTCTCGCCCTGA
- a CDS encoding tetratricopeptide repeat protein: MTVMGREATALLVRLRELYESAEHPKQDALVRRLKAMDATVSTTSVNQWLLGKALPSNPSVFLALVAHLRGLAKAHGNTDTPADGWWAEQLRLAHEEHGARRGGRPRTQAPSPRGPRWSLPDIAQDFTGRGADLDTVLDALSPGSSKEGVVVIAGMPGVGKTALAIRAAHRAYGRGWFHGVVFVDLHGFSPARELTTGEAAAVILRELGHSVPSAPERRISGLHEALAGESPLLIVLDNAASAGPLQQLVPRQGAGPVRHRLLVTSRDTLPAFPAGRPLTVEPMSAEESVLLLGRALHDGRAAAEPAAATRLAGLCGCLPLALLITAAQLREDPSQSLAAQAAGLEETHRRLGRLSVDDTDAENRPLAVRAAFELSFTPLAEEYQRAFRLLGIAPGPDTGAELASVVLGRDNIDTQALLRNLTRRHLVRRLRHDRWDMHDLLRLYAVETAVPQERDTAHARVLRHYLKRVLPTCTKAVSGRPGERREALAWMDAEHRCVTGALVEAARHGQVREALRLTEHMSYYWELRWEVQEWITAARAVLDAGPGTGRDVSSASRELGSAYRVAHRYDEARPHLERALDTAPDQATRGLALHGLGLVELRQGRYQRAAAHHRQAKNIHSALGDVASAALATIALGDAERMSGDPKGAARTLSQAITLLESLSGKPYNAARGILETAHGNLALALMGWDPFAYGLCAVYHFCRALRIAVELDDRPDLLLCLTNLAALYLEMCPACLAGVAAECAGRVLADARPTDDPLLIARAQLNAGRAQVALGDEGGGRATMLPAWEVLAPGSVAEDPDMEKWVPSSAGLHAPRCTGLSGSMLWTRPLHRSVLAGDFTDLEQTTFYGDFRTVSFGLGPRSRPGS, from the coding sequence ATGACGGTGATGGGTCGTGAGGCGACGGCGTTACTGGTCCGGTTGCGCGAGCTGTACGAGTCGGCGGAACATCCGAAGCAGGATGCTCTGGTACGGCGGTTGAAGGCGATGGATGCGACCGTCAGCACCACGTCGGTCAACCAGTGGCTGCTCGGGAAGGCCCTCCCCTCCAACCCTTCGGTCTTCCTCGCCCTGGTCGCCCATCTGCGCGGCCTGGCGAAAGCACACGGGAACACCGACACGCCCGCTGACGGCTGGTGGGCGGAGCAACTGCGGCTGGCGCACGAGGAGCACGGCGCCCGGCGCGGCGGGAGACCCCGTACCCAGGCACCTTCGCCGCGCGGACCTCGGTGGAGCCTGCCGGACATCGCGCAGGACTTCACCGGACGCGGAGCCGACCTCGACACCGTGCTGGACGCCCTCTCTCCCGGCTCGTCGAAGGAGGGCGTCGTGGTGATCGCCGGCATGCCCGGTGTCGGCAAGACGGCCCTGGCGATCCGGGCGGCCCACCGCGCCTACGGCCGGGGCTGGTTCCACGGAGTGGTCTTCGTCGACCTGCACGGCTTCAGCCCAGCCCGGGAGCTGACGACGGGTGAGGCCGCCGCGGTGATCCTGCGCGAGCTGGGCCACAGCGTGCCGTCCGCACCGGAGAGGCGCATCAGCGGTCTGCACGAAGCGCTCGCCGGCGAAAGCCCTCTGCTCATCGTGCTGGACAACGCTGCCTCCGCCGGGCCGCTCCAGCAGCTGGTGCCGCGCCAGGGCGCCGGGCCGGTACGGCACCGGCTGCTGGTCACCTCACGCGACACGCTCCCCGCTTTTCCGGCCGGACGCCCGCTGACCGTGGAGCCGATGTCCGCCGAGGAGTCGGTGCTGCTGCTGGGGCGTGCCCTTCACGACGGCCGAGCGGCTGCGGAACCCGCCGCCGCCACCCGGCTCGCCGGCCTGTGCGGCTGCCTCCCGCTGGCGCTGCTGATCACCGCAGCCCAGCTGCGGGAGGACCCGTCGCAGTCGCTCGCCGCCCAGGCGGCGGGTCTGGAGGAGACCCACCGACGGCTCGGCCGCCTCAGCGTCGACGACACCGACGCGGAGAACCGCCCACTGGCCGTGCGCGCCGCCTTCGAGCTGTCGTTCACCCCGCTCGCCGAGGAGTACCAGCGCGCTTTCCGGTTGCTCGGCATCGCGCCCGGCCCGGACACCGGCGCGGAGCTGGCCTCGGTCGTACTCGGCCGGGACAACATCGACACCCAAGCACTGCTGCGGAACCTGACACGCCGGCACCTCGTACGGCGCCTGCGGCACGACCGCTGGGACATGCACGATCTGCTGCGCCTGTACGCCGTCGAGACCGCCGTGCCTCAGGAGCGGGACACCGCACACGCCCGGGTGCTCCGCCACTACCTCAAACGGGTACTCCCGACCTGCACCAAAGCGGTGTCCGGCCGGCCCGGGGAGCGCCGGGAAGCGCTGGCCTGGATGGACGCGGAGCACCGCTGCGTCACCGGCGCGCTGGTCGAGGCAGCCAGGCACGGCCAGGTCCGCGAAGCCCTGCGGCTGACCGAACACATGTCGTACTACTGGGAGCTGCGCTGGGAGGTCCAGGAGTGGATCACCGCGGCCCGGGCGGTGCTGGACGCGGGCCCCGGCACCGGCCGGGACGTGAGCTCGGCGTCCCGGGAGCTGGGAAGCGCCTACCGGGTGGCCCACCGCTACGACGAGGCGCGCCCCCACCTGGAACGCGCCCTGGACACCGCCCCGGACCAGGCCACCCGGGGGCTCGCACTGCACGGCCTCGGCCTCGTCGAACTCCGGCAGGGCCGTTACCAGCGGGCCGCCGCCCACCACCGCCAGGCCAAGAACATCCACTCCGCGCTCGGTGACGTCGCAAGCGCAGCCCTGGCCACCATCGCCCTCGGGGACGCGGAACGGATGTCCGGCGACCCCAAGGGCGCGGCCCGAACACTGTCCCAGGCGATCACGCTCCTGGAGAGCCTGTCGGGGAAGCCGTACAACGCCGCGCGGGGGATCCTGGAGACAGCGCACGGCAACCTGGCGCTCGCCCTGATGGGCTGGGACCCCTTCGCCTACGGGCTCTGCGCCGTCTACCACTTCTGCCGCGCCCTGCGCATCGCCGTGGAACTCGACGACCGGCCCGACCTGTTGCTGTGCCTGACCAACCTCGCCGCCCTCTATCTGGAGATGTGTCCGGCCTGCCTCGCCGGGGTGGCGGCCGAGTGCGCGGGCCGGGTGCTGGCCGACGCACGGCCGACCGACGACCCCCTCCTCATCGCCCGCGCGCAGCTGAACGCCGGCAGAGCCCAGGTGGCACTCGGCGACGAGGGCGGCGGCCGGGCGACGATGCTGCCGGCGTGGGAGGTGCTCGCGCCCGGCAGCGTCGCCGAGGACCCGGACATGGAGAAGTGGGTCCCCTCCAGCGCGGGCCTCCACGCCCCGCGATGCACCGGCCTTTCCGGCTCGATGCTCTGGACGAGGCCCCTGCACCGGTCGGTGCTCGCCGGCGACTTCACGGACCTGGAACAGACCACCTTCTACGGAGACTTCCGGACGGTTTCCTTCGGCCTTGGACCCCGCTCCCGCCCCGGTTCCTGA
- a CDS encoding nuclear transport factor 2 family protein: MTTLEALAARLDAIEAELALHRLAHDYCVGADRRDRLRWEAVWALDAIWETGPNRVFIGLEAICAAVEQQWRTFPVMQHATANHTVAVSGDAATGRSDVVVLAQLPDRHWVVGGGSYEDEYRRRDGVWRLTRRRVRQPFDVLLTAGGGPAPFGGAVRVHVDR; the protein is encoded by the coding sequence ATGACTACGCTGGAAGCTCTGGCCGCCCGCCTCGACGCGATCGAGGCGGAGCTGGCGCTGCACCGTTTAGCCCATGACTACTGCGTGGGCGCCGACCGTCGCGACCGGCTCCGCTGGGAGGCGGTATGGGCACTGGACGCGATATGGGAGACCGGGCCCAACCGCGTCTTCATCGGGCTGGAGGCCATCTGCGCCGCGGTCGAGCAGCAGTGGCGGACCTTCCCGGTCATGCAGCACGCCACCGCGAACCATACGGTGGCCGTCAGCGGGGACGCGGCGACGGGCCGCTCCGACGTCGTGGTCCTGGCGCAGCTTCCCGACCGCCACTGGGTGGTCGGAGGAGGCAGCTACGAAGACGAGTACCGCCGCAGGGACGGGGTCTGGCGCCTGACGCGTCGCAGGGTGCGGCAGCCCTTCGACGTGCTGCTGACCGCCGGCGGCGGGCCGGCCCCCTTCGGCGGGGCTGTCCGGGTCCACGTCGACCGGTGA
- a CDS encoding amino acid adenylation domain-containing protein, with translation MSAPVIDEILPLTALQEGLLFHTLAQDGQHGVYVAQYTVPLDGPLDAERLRAAVRRVLVRHPNLRARIHYRANGQPVQVVPHAAEPHWSVAAGRDGDAALRTARTAGVTVRGGPLLRFDLVAEDAGRHRLAVTAHHCVLDGWSAHVLLREIFAGYAEEDLAPAVPYRRFLSWLAGRDRAAAERAWGRELAGATPTLLAPGSGGTAPRWSTALHTLPAPRTAALLARTRSQGVTLTTAVQAAWALVLARRTGREDVVFGSVLSGRPAELHGVQDMVGMLVNTVPVRVRTGAGTSLAGLLADVHTHRLALHPHDHLGLGDTARAAGIAGPLLDTTVTVEVQPEGLSAAAEFAGIRVGDISCTETAHYPVTVVVTPREHLEVRLHHDASRVPEPLAHALAADLARVLEAFAENPATRPADVAPCGPEQRDRMLAAGRGVRFPLPHRPCVHTVFSDRAARDPQATALVFGDERVSYGELDRRANQLAHRLTGLGVRRGDWVGVRLERGPQLVVALLAALKSGAGHVLLDPAFPDARTAECIRATGCRVVVSDRPLPAAACGPDGPHTVRTDDPALLHGLPDTDPAVAAGGEDPACVLFTSGSQGTPKGVVASHRAVVGSLVGQEFARVTPSDVVLQCSPMSWDAFAFELLSALFAGATCVLQPGGTPEPEVAVRLMSEHRVTVAHFSASLLNFLIDQHPSAFDTVRLLLTGGEAASPGHLERLLRRRPALRLVNAYSPLECMMVAVWRPVTLRDCLEGSVPLGGPVANKHFYVLDDRLRVLPPGTAGEVYLGGVGEAHGYLGAARLTAERFVADPYGPPGSRMYRSGDLARWRADGTVEYLGRRDDQLKLRGFRIEPAEVEAALARHPDVAGVRVLVRAEGPGDQRLVAYVLPRPGAAPAARELRAQAQAELPEHLRPVAYVTVDRFPTTANGKLDRRALPAPVYAAAAAAATGSRDAPGGPVQERLCALFADVLGVERVGVEDDFFDLGGHSMLALRLLGRIKADFGQEVRLRTLLRRPTVAGLAQQLGRS, from the coding sequence ATGTCCGCCCCCGTCATCGACGAGATACTCCCCCTCACCGCGCTGCAGGAGGGCCTGCTGTTCCACACCTTGGCGCAGGACGGGCAGCACGGCGTGTACGTCGCCCAGTACACCGTGCCGCTGGACGGCCCCCTGGACGCGGAGCGGCTGCGCGCGGCGGTACGCCGGGTGCTGGTGCGCCACCCCAACCTGCGGGCACGCATCCACTACCGCGCCAACGGACAGCCGGTGCAGGTGGTCCCGCACGCCGCGGAGCCGCACTGGTCGGTGGCGGCCGGCCGCGACGGGGACGCGGCGCTGCGGACCGCGCGGACCGCCGGCGTCACCGTCCGCGGCGGCCCGCTCCTGCGGTTCGACCTGGTGGCCGAGGACGCCGGGCGGCACCGCCTCGCGGTCACCGCGCACCACTGCGTGCTGGACGGCTGGAGCGCCCATGTGCTGCTGCGCGAGATCTTCGCCGGGTACGCGGAGGAGGACCTGGCGCCGGCGGTGCCCTACCGGCGTTTCCTCAGCTGGCTCGCCGGCCGCGACCGGGCCGCCGCGGAACGGGCCTGGGGGCGGGAGCTGGCCGGCGCCACCCCGACGCTGCTGGCGCCGGGCTCCGGCGGCACGGCACCGCGCTGGTCGACGGCACTCCACACACTGCCCGCGCCCCGGACAGCGGCTCTGCTCGCCCGGACACGGAGCCAGGGCGTGACGCTCACCACCGCGGTGCAGGCCGCGTGGGCGTTGGTGCTCGCGCGGCGGACCGGGCGCGAGGACGTCGTGTTCGGCTCCGTCCTCAGCGGCCGCCCGGCCGAACTCCACGGGGTCCAGGACATGGTGGGCATGCTGGTCAACACGGTGCCGGTCCGGGTGCGGACGGGCGCGGGCACGAGCCTGGCCGGCCTGCTGGCCGACGTGCACACCCACCGCCTGGCCCTGCACCCGCACGACCACCTGGGCCTGGGCGACACCGCCCGGGCCGCGGGAATCGCGGGACCGCTGCTGGACACGACGGTGACCGTGGAGGTGCAGCCCGAAGGCCTGTCCGCTGCGGCGGAGTTCGCCGGGATCCGGGTCGGCGACATCAGCTGCACGGAGACGGCCCACTATCCCGTGACCGTGGTGGTGACGCCCCGCGAGCACCTGGAGGTACGGCTGCACCACGACGCGTCCCGCGTCCCCGAACCGCTGGCCCATGCGCTGGCCGCCGACCTGGCACGCGTCCTGGAGGCCTTCGCGGAGAACCCGGCGACCCGGCCCGCGGACGTGGCACCGTGCGGCCCCGAACAGCGCGACCGGATGCTGGCCGCGGGGCGCGGCGTCCGCTTCCCGCTCCCCCACAGGCCCTGCGTGCACACCGTGTTCTCCGACCGGGCGGCACGCGACCCGCAGGCCACCGCGCTCGTCTTCGGCGACGAGCGCGTCTCGTACGGCGAGCTGGACCGGCGCGCCAACCAGCTGGCGCACCGTCTGACCGGACTCGGCGTCCGCAGGGGCGACTGGGTGGGCGTGCGCCTGGAGCGCGGCCCGCAGCTGGTCGTCGCGCTGCTCGCCGCGCTCAAGTCCGGTGCGGGCCATGTGCTGCTGGACCCGGCGTTCCCCGACGCCCGAACCGCCGAGTGCATCCGGGCGACCGGCTGCCGGGTCGTGGTGAGCGACCGCCCCCTGCCGGCCGCGGCCTGCGGCCCGGACGGCCCGCACACCGTCCGGACCGACGATCCGGCCCTCCTGCACGGCCTGCCGGACACCGACCCGGCAGTGGCGGCCGGCGGCGAGGACCCCGCCTGTGTGCTGTTCACCTCGGGTTCGCAGGGCACGCCCAAGGGGGTGGTGGCGTCGCACCGGGCGGTCGTCGGCAGCCTGGTGGGGCAGGAGTTCGCCCGCGTGACCCCGTCGGACGTGGTCCTCCAGTGCTCCCCGATGTCCTGGGACGCGTTCGCCTTCGAGCTGCTGTCGGCGCTGTTCGCGGGCGCCACGTGCGTACTGCAGCCCGGCGGGACACCCGAGCCGGAGGTCGCGGTGCGCCTCATGTCCGAACACCGCGTCACGGTGGCCCACTTCTCCGCCAGCCTGCTCAACTTCCTCATCGACCAGCACCCCTCGGCCTTCGACACCGTCCGGCTGCTGCTGACCGGCGGCGAGGCCGCCTCACCGGGCCACCTGGAGCGGCTGCTGCGCCGCCGCCCCGCACTGCGGCTGGTCAACGCCTATTCGCCGCTCGAATGCATGATGGTCGCCGTGTGGCGGCCCGTCACCCTGCGCGACTGCCTCGAGGGATCCGTACCGCTGGGCGGCCCCGTCGCCAACAAGCACTTCTACGTCCTGGACGACCGGCTGCGCGTGCTGCCCCCGGGCACGGCCGGCGAGGTGTACCTCGGCGGAGTGGGCGAGGCCCACGGCTACCTGGGCGCGGCCCGCCTGACCGCCGAGCGGTTCGTGGCCGACCCCTACGGCCCGCCCGGGTCCCGCATGTACCGCTCGGGAGACCTGGCCCGCTGGCGTGCCGACGGAACCGTGGAGTACCTGGGGCGACGGGACGACCAGCTGAAACTGCGCGGCTTCCGCATCGAGCCCGCCGAGGTGGAGGCGGCGCTCGCCCGTCACCCGGACGTGGCCGGCGTCCGCGTCCTGGTACGCGCCGAAGGCCCCGGCGACCAGCGGCTCGTCGCCTACGTGCTGCCCCGCCCGGGAGCGGCTCCCGCGGCACGGGAGCTGCGCGCGCAGGCGCAGGCCGAGCTGCCCGAGCATCTGCGGCCGGTGGCATACGTGACGGTGGACCGGTTCCCCACCACCGCGAACGGCAAGCTGGACCGCCGGGCCCTGCCCGCACCCGTATACGCGGCCGCGGCCGCGGCCGCCACCGGGTCCCGCGACGCCCCGGGCGGCCCTGTGCAGGAGCGCCTGTGCGCGCTGTTCGCGGACGTCCTGGGTGTGGAACGGGTCGGTGTCGAGGACGACTTCTTCGACCTGGGCGGCCACTCCATGCTGGCGCTGCGGCTCCTGGGCCGGATCAAGGCGGACTTCGGGCAGGAGGTGCGCCTGCGGACACTGCTGCGCCGCCCGACCGTGGCGGGGCTGGCGCAGCAGCTGGGGCGCTCCTAG
- a CDS encoding helix-turn-helix domain-containing protein, with product MGNRQFAEMLMRARLRSGITQQQLADLSTVSSRAIRNLEKGHVSHPRRETVQLLAEALRIEDATLQRLLQSAAYEDAQNFRTGFGRGDPCAPDFGLLEDNRDPFRRRDGGISAPGRGHLPPAAAGPSPTPPLPGPQYEYKAVPLPEGAGRARVTGVLNEEGRAGWRLAAVDGDSVYLERRTD from the coding sequence ATGGGAAATCGCCAGTTCGCGGAGATGCTGATGCGCGCGAGATTGCGCTCCGGCATCACCCAGCAGCAACTCGCCGACCTGTCCACGGTGAGTTCGCGTGCTATAAGGAACCTGGAGAAGGGCCATGTCAGCCATCCCCGTAGAGAGACCGTCCAACTGCTCGCCGAGGCGCTGCGGATAGAGGACGCCACTCTTCAGCGACTGCTGCAGAGCGCCGCCTACGAGGATGCCCAGAATTTTCGCACAGGATTCGGCCGGGGTGACCCGTGCGCACCGGACTTCGGCTTGCTGGAGGACAATCGAGATCCTTTCCGCCGCCGGGACGGGGGGATCTCCGCACCCGGCCGCGGGCATCTGCCCCCCGCTGCCGCCGGACCGTCCCCGACGCCGCCCCTGCCCGGACCGCAGTACGAGTACAAGGCCGTGCCGCTGCCCGAGGGCGCGGGACGCGCCCGGGTCACCGGCGTGCTCAACGAGGAGGGCCGCGCCGGCTGGCGACTGGCCGCCGTCGACGGGGACTCCGTATATCTGGAACGCCGTACGGATTGA
- a CDS encoding LuxR C-terminal-related transcriptional regulator, with protein MPHVAPPNGSAGHLHGTGTVLPESCSAAPYAPGPNVGSPYAPGLSVPGPRTPGREPGDPGGSLPGAAVPATALLDTGPSRPPRPAGLAPTVTVTAAAAAPVPLPRGAWQAPALSCAPPRVLLLDGDPVSRQVFGCTLDDDDQVSLVATGDSRQPLADWPLHRADLTILVSGPLENHVLKAQDVARRGGRSLLVGVDWTKHRLDAALSSGVSGCLSKDWALCHLPQAAAAAATGHVVLSPDLVGLCVSMQPADAGRGLARRLRCLTCREREVLTLLAEGMSTGEVAGTLVVSPATVKSHVSHALTKLCVRNRLEAVLLMQAALGCGVQHGDFHPGGI; from the coding sequence ATGCCCCATGTCGCGCCCCCGAACGGTTCCGCCGGGCACCTGCACGGCACCGGTACCGTCCTGCCCGAGTCCTGCTCCGCCGCCCCCTACGCTCCCGGCCCGAACGTCGGGAGCCCCTACGCGCCCGGTCTGTCCGTGCCGGGTCCGCGCACGCCGGGCCGCGAGCCGGGGGACCCCGGCGGCTCCCTGCCGGGCGCCGCGGTCCCCGCCACCGCACTGCTCGACACCGGCCCGAGCCGGCCGCCGCGCCCCGCCGGCCTCGCGCCGACCGTGACCGTGACCGCGGCCGCCGCCGCCCCCGTACCGTTGCCGCGCGGGGCGTGGCAGGCGCCGGCACTGTCCTGCGCACCGCCCCGGGTCCTGCTGCTCGACGGAGACCCCGTCTCCCGCCAGGTCTTCGGCTGCACCCTCGACGACGACGACCAGGTGAGCCTGGTCGCCACCGGCGACAGCCGGCAGCCGCTTGCCGACTGGCCGCTGCACCGGGCCGATCTGACGATCCTGGTCTCCGGCCCGCTGGAGAACCATGTCCTGAAGGCCCAGGACGTGGCGCGCCGCGGGGGCAGGTCGCTCCTGGTGGGCGTCGATTGGACCAAGCACCGGCTGGACGCCGCGCTGTCGTCGGGGGTGTCGGGCTGCCTGAGCAAGGACTGGGCGCTGTGCCACCTGCCGCAGGCGGCAGCCGCCGCCGCGACCGGACACGTCGTCCTCTCGCCCGACCTGGTCGGGCTGTGCGTCTCGATGCAGCCGGCGGACGCCGGGCGCGGCCTGGCACGCCGCCTGCGCTGCCTGACGTGCAGGGAGCGCGAGGTGCTCACTTTGCTGGCGGAGGGGATGTCCACGGGCGAGGTCGCGGGCACTCTCGTGGTCTCCCCGGCCACCGTCAAGAGCCACGTCTCCCACGCCCTGACCAAGCTGTGCGTACGCAACCGCCTTGAGGCCGTCCTGCTCATGCAGGCCGCCCTGGGCTGCGGTGTCCAGCACGGTGACTTCCACCCCGGAGGGATCTGA
- a CDS encoding HD domain-containing protein, with the protein MPETVAGIEIPDSGLVRAATEVTRQAADDPADGDTLYHHCRRVFLWGMLKSRARGIEVDPELAYVGGMFHDLGLTRRYRTGGQRFEIDGADAAEAFLREHGRSRADARDVWLAIALHTTPEVPLRLAPETAVVTLGVETDVLGLDLDQISDTDKRAVLLAHPRPDFKRRILHAFYEGMAERPDTTFGTMNDDVLAYFDPSFKRTNFVDTILRNAWPE; encoded by the coding sequence ATGCCCGAGACCGTCGCGGGAATCGAGATCCCCGACAGCGGCCTGGTCCGCGCCGCGACCGAGGTGACCCGGCAGGCGGCCGACGACCCCGCCGACGGGGACACGCTGTACCACCACTGCCGGCGCGTGTTCCTGTGGGGGATGCTGAAGTCCCGGGCACGGGGCATCGAGGTCGACCCCGAACTCGCCTACGTCGGCGGCATGTTCCACGATCTCGGTCTGACCCGCAGGTACCGCACCGGCGGGCAGCGCTTCGAGATCGACGGCGCGGACGCCGCCGAGGCGTTCCTGCGCGAACACGGCAGGAGCCGGGCCGACGCCCGCGACGTGTGGCTCGCCATCGCCCTGCACACCACCCCCGAGGTGCCGCTGCGCCTGGCCCCGGAGACCGCGGTGGTCACCCTCGGGGTCGAGACCGACGTCCTGGGCCTGGACCTGGACCAGATCAGCGACACCGACAAGCGCGCCGTCCTTCTGGCCCATCCGCGCCCCGATTTCAAGCGCCGGATCCTCCACGCCTTCTACGAGGGCATGGCCGAGCGGCCCGACACCACCTTCGGAACCATGAACGACGACGTCCTGGCCTACTTCGACCCGTCCTTCAAGCGGACGAACTTCGTCGACACCATCTTGCGCAACGCCTGGCCGGAGTAG